The Cetobacterium sp. 8H DNA window TATTTGAGGTAGCTCGTAGAAACTCTCCACCGTATCTGGAGTATATATGGTAATTTTATTCATTCTTTGCTTTAATATTAGTTTATCTTATCGTCTTTTGTCAAGTATTTTTAATTTTTTTTGCTTTTTACAAACAAAAAAAATATAATGGTGTAGTTACAAATTTAATCACGGGAGGAAATGTTTATGAAAAAATCTTTTGCAAGTGACAATTATAGTGGTGTTCATCCTAGAATTTTAGAAAAAATATCAGAAGTTAACCTTGGACATGTTTCAGCTTACGGAGCTGACGATGTAACAAAAGAAGCTATTAATGAAATTAAAAATATTTTCGGAGATGTAGAAGTTTTCTTCGTTTTTAATGGAACAGGTGCCAATGTTTTATCTTTAGAAGGACTTAAAAATAAAGTGTCCGCTGTTATTTGCCCAGAGAGTGCTCATATTGTTCAAGACGAAACTGGTGCTCCTTCTAAAATAACCGGTATGCAACTATTAACTGTTCCAAGTGATGACGGTAAATTAGATTTAGATGCAGCTGAAAAATGGCTAACTTTTAAAAATACTTTTCATAAACCTAATGCTGACATCATCTCTATTAGCCAAACAACTGAATCTGGAACTATCTATACTTTAGATGAGATTCGAGCAGTTTCTAAATTTGCTAAAAAACACAATATGTTTCTTCATATGGATGGAGCTAGAATTTCTAATGCGGCTGTGGCTTTAGGATGTTCATTTAAAGAAATGACTGGGGACTTAGGGGTTGATGTTTTATCTTTTGGTGGAACAAAAAATGGACTAATGTTTGGAGAAGCTATTATATTTTTCAACAAAGAACTAGCTAAAAATTTTGATTGGATAAGAAAACAAAATCTTCAACTTTATTCTAAAATGAGATTTTTATCTGCTCAATTTATTCCGTATGTAAAAGAAAACTTATGGTTTGAATGTGCTAAAAATGCAAATGATATTGCTAAATATTTGGAAAAAGAATTAATTTCTATCGATATTTCTATAACAAATGAAGTTTTAGCTAATGCTGTTTTTGCTATTCTTCCTCCTGAAATTATTCCTTCTTTACAAGAGCATTATCACTTCTATATATGGAATGAAAACAAGCATGAAGTGAGACTTGTAACCTCTTTTGATAGTACAAAAGAAGATGTAAATAATTTCATAAAAAAAATTAAAGAATTACTAGGAAAATAATTCTTTTCTATGATATAATTTATTTATAGTACAGGGAGTTTCCTTTTATTCTTTGTATGCTTTTTTTAAAAAATATTATTGATTTAATGAACTAAATGTGAAATAATATTACATATATTTCGCATTTCAATTCGAAAGGAGATTTGACTATGGGATTATTTGATTTCTTTAAAAAGAAAAAAGAGGATGAGTGGTTTAATATTTATTCACCACTAAACGGAAAAGTTATTCCTCTAAGCGAAATACCAGACGACGCTTTTTCACAAAAAATGATAGGAGATGGATGTGGAATTGATCCTACTGAAGGTTCAGTATGCGCACCTGTTGCTGGAGAAATTGATATTTTTGCAACTAACCACGCTGTTAGTTTTGAGGTTTCTAATGGACTTGAACTAATCGTTCACTTTGGAATTGACACAGTAAAATTAAATGGTGAAGGATTCACTAGAATTGCTGAGCCAGGATCAAATGTTGAGGTTAAAGATGAACTTATTAAATATGATTTAGCTTACATCAAAGAACATGCTAAATCTACTAAGACTCCTGTTATCATAGCTAATATGGACATTGTTGAAGCTATTGAAGTTGTTGCTTCTGGCGATGTTAAAGTAGGAGACCTTTTAATGAGAGTTAAAATCAAAAAGTAATTTTTAAGAAGGTGCCTCTTTGTATTAATATAAAGATGGCACCTTTCTTACTAAAATAAAAAAAGCATTACACGGATTTTTAAGGAGGAGAAAATGAGAGTATTAGATTTAAATTTAGTTACTGATGAAGTAGCTAGACTTTGTATTGAAGCTAACTACTTTATTGGTAGCGATGTTTTAAACAAAATCAAAGAGTGTCAAAAAACAGAAACAAGCGAATTAGGAAAGGTTATTTTAGGTCAGATCATTGAAAATGATGAGATTGCTGCAAATGATAATGTTCCTATGTGTCAAGACACTGGACTTGTTGTTGTATTTTTAGAAATTGGAACTGAAGTGAAGATTGATGGGGATATCTACGCTGCTGTTAATGCTGGAGTTGCAAAGGGGTATAAAGATGGATATCTAAGAAAATCTGTTATCAGACATCCTTTAGATAGAGTTAATACTCAAGATAATACTCCTGCTGTTATTCATACAAAACTTGTTCCAGGGTCTGATAAGGTTAAAATAATTGTTGCTCCAAAAGGTGGAGGTTCTGAAAACATGAGTGCTTTAAAAATGTTTAAACCTGCCGATGGAGTTAAAGCAATTAAAGAGTTTGTTGTTGATACAATTAAAAATGCTGGTGGAAACCCTTGCCCTCCTATCGTTGTTGGTGTAGGAATTGGTGGAAACTTTGAAAGATGTGCTGAACTTGCAAAAGAATCTCTTTTAAGAGAGATTGACGATGTAAACCCAGATCCTATTGCTGCTGCTTTAGAAGCTGAACTTTTAGAATTAGTAAACAATACTAATGTAGGTCCACAAGGTCTTGGAGGAACAACTACAGCTCTTGCTGTTAAAGTTGAGACTCAAGCTTGTCACTTCGCTTCATTACCTGTTGCTATTAATTTAAACTGCCATGCTGCTAGACACAAGGAGGTTACATTATGATCAAACTAACTACTCCGTTGAGAGATGAAGATATAAAAAATTTAAAGTCAGGAGATGCTGTAACTATAACTGGTGTTATATACACTGCTAGAGATGCCGCTCATGCTAGACTTGTAAAACTTTTAGAAGAAGGAAAAGAACTTCCTTTTGATGTAAAAGGTCAAATCATTTATTATGCTGGTCCTACACCTGCAAAACCTGGTCAACCTATTGGAAGCTGTGGTCCTACAACAAGTTATAGAATGGACTCTTACTCTCCTGCTATTTTAGATCAGGGATTAAAAGGGATGATTGGTAAAGGTGCTAGAGATTCTAAAGTTAAAGAATCTATCGTCAAAAATCACGCTGTTTACTTTGCTGCTGTAGGTGGAGCTGCTGCTCTTATCGCTAAATCTGTAAAAAGCAGTGAAATTATTGCTTATGAAGATTTAGGTGCTGAAGCTATAAGAAGATTAGAGGTTGTTGACTTCCCTGCTATTGTTATTAACGATTGCAATGGAAACGACCTTTATGAGATTGCTAGAAATAGCTCAAAATAAAATAAATTTAAAGGGGTAAGATATTATGTCTACAGTTTTTGAAAAATCATTAGAATTGCACGAAACTCATTTAGGTAAAATTGAGGTTATCTCAAAAGTTGCTGTTAAAAATAAAGAGGATTTAAGTTTAGCTTATTCTCCAGGAGTAGCAGCTCCTTGTTTAGCTATTAAAGAAAATGTTGAAAACGTTTATAAATATACATCTAAAGGAAATATGGTAGCTGTTGTTACTGACGGTTCAGCTGTTTTAGGTCTTGGAAATATCGGTCCTGAAGCTGCACTTCCTGTAATGGAAGGAAAAGCTATCCTTTTTAAAGAATTTGCAAATGTTGATGCTTTCCCAATATGCTTAGATACACAAGATACTGAAGAGATTATAAAAGCAGTGAAATTGATTGCTCCTGGTTTCGGAGGAATAAACTTAGAAGATATTTCTGCTCCTAGATGTGTAGAAATTGAAACGAGACTAAAAAATGAACTTGATATTCCTGTTTTCCATGATGATCAACATGGAACTGCAATAGTTGTTGTTGCTGCACTTATCAACTCATTTAAACTTGTTAATAAATCTTTTGAAACAGCTAAATTTATAGTGAGTGGTGCTGGAGCTGCAGGAAGTTCTATCATTAAACTACTTATCAAAATGGGTGCTAAAGATATCGTTGTAAATGATATCGATGGTATTATAAATAAAGATGATAAAGAAAACTATAATTTCTTAAAGGCTGAAATTGCTGAAATCACAAATCCAGAAAATATCAAAGGTGGACTTGCTGAGGCCGTTAAAGGTAGAGACGTATTCATTGGTGTTTCTGCAGCTAATATCCTTTCAGTAGACATGGTTAAAACTATGAATTCAGATGCTATTGTATTTGCTATGGCTAATCCTAGCCCTGAAATCATGCCTGAAGATGCTATTGCTGGTGGTGCAAAAATTGTAGGTACTGGAAGATCTGACTATCCAAATCAAGTTAATAATGTTTTAGCTTTCCCTGGTATCTTTAGAGGTGCTTTAGATGCTAAAGCTAAAAAAATAACAGAAGAGATGAAGATTGCTGCTGCTGTTGGTATTGCTAAGTTAGTTTCTGACGAGGAGTTAAATTCAGAATATGTTATCCCTAATGCTTTTGATTCAAGAGTAGCTACTGTTGTTGCTGATGAAGTAAAAAGAATTGCTAAAGAACAGAATATAACAAGATAATAAAAAAGGTTAGCTTTAAGCTAACCTTTTTTTACTTTCCATCCTCATCAACTTCGTTTTCTTGCCTCTCTTTTTTTATAACAAGCAATTGGTCTATCTTAAAGTTGTCTACATCCACTACTTCAAAACTATAATTATCATATTCTATAAAAGCACCTTTTTTTGGAATACTTTTTAACATATACATCATAAATCCTGCTATTGTTTCATAACTATCCTCTTCAGGGAAGGATTCAATTTCTAGAACTTTCTTTACATCTTCTACTGCTGTAACTCCATCTATAAGCCAAGATCCCTCTCCTCTTTTTATTATATACTCCTCTTGCATAGGATAAACAACATCTCCCATTAGAGTTGATACAACGTCATTTAAAGTTATTACTCCAACAACATGAGCATATTCATTCAGTATAACTGCAAAGTCTTCTCTTGCCTCGTTAAATCTATCTAACATATCTGATAAAGTTAATGTATTTGGAATTATCAATATATTTCTAATTGTTATCTCTTTTATATTTTGAAGACCACTTAACTCTCCCTTTAAAATTCTTGGAAGAATATCTTTTGATCCTACATATCCATATATTGAATCTATATCACTTTCACAAACTAAAAACTTTGAGTGAGGATATTCAGCTATTTTTTGCTTTATACTTTCTTCAGTTTCTTCAAGAGTAAAATAAACAATTTCATCTCTTGTTGTCATTGCAGAAGAAACCCATCTCTGCTCAAGCTCAAATACGTTCTCAATTAAATGATGTTCTTTTGTATGTACTACGCCCGCTTCAGCTCCTGCATCCACCATAGCAAATATATCATCATGTGTTATCATGTCTTCTCTTGAAGTTGGAGTATTGAAAATTTTAAATACTAAATTTGCTATTCCACTAAATACAAAAACAATTGGAGTTAAACATTTTATAGTTACACCCATAGAATTAACTAATGCTATTGCTATAGTTTCTGGATAAACCATCGCTAACCTTTTTGGTATTAAGTCTGCAAACTCTATAAAAGCTCCTGTTACAAAAGCAAAAGATATTAGAAAGCTCAATGTTGAGTTTGTTATATAATTACTTAAAAATGGTGTTAAAATTCCATCTCCAATTATACCGGCTAAGATTGCAACTATATTTAATCCTATTTGTACTGTTGTAAAAAAATTCCCCGGATTATTCTGCAAGTCTAAAACTTTTCTTGCTTTCTCATTTCCCTCATCAACTAAAAGTTGTAATTTTATTTTTCTCGCTCCGGCCAAAGATATTTCCGCCATTGAAAAAAACGCACTTATTAAAATCAAACAAAGTATTGATATTAATTTTCCTGTTATTCCCATATAATCTCTCCTTTAAATGTAGTCTCTGCCATTCCTGTCATAAATATTTCATCGTTGGCTTTCAGTTGGATCTTTAAAATTCCACCCTCTGTTTCTACATTAACTTTTTTTTCTACCAATCCTAATAGATTGGCTATAAATACCGATGAACAAGATCCCGTTCCACAAGCTAATGTTCTACCAGCACCTCTTTCCCAAGTTTTAATACGTATATTACTTCTATCTATCACCTCAATAAAATTTACATTTATTTTATTTGGAAAAATACTCATCTTTTCTATTTCTTCTCCAAAATTATTAGCTTCAATTTTTTCTAAATCCTCGCATATTATTACAGCATGGGGAACTCCTACCAATACTGCTGAGAATAATAATTCTTTATTTAAAACTTTTATTTTTTCATTTAAAATAACTTCTTTTTCTATAGCAACTGGTATCTCTTTCGGATTTAATTTAGCATTTCCCATAAATATAGTCACATCTATAACTTTTTCGTTTTCTATATTTAAATACGCTATTTTTATCCCATCTCCTGTTTCTATTTTCAATTCTTTTTTGTCTACTAATTTTTCCTCATAAACAAATTTTGAAAAACATCTGATTCCATTACCACACATCTCACCCATAGATCCATCAGAATTATAATAAACCATCTTTATATCAGCTATTTGGCTAGGTTCTGCAATCATTATTCCATCTCCACCTATTCCATAACGCCTATCACAAAGTACCTTTGCCATCTTAGAATAATCATTATAGCTATTTTTTATGCCATCAAACAATATAAAATCATTTCCTGCACCTTGCATTTTATTAAATTTCAAACTAATCACCTCATTAATAAATAGTTATCCTATTACTCTATATTTTACCTCATTGTTCCATTTAAAGCAAGTGCTTGTAATTTGTTTGATTAGACTTTACTTTTAATATATTTTGTGTTAGTATTTCTCTTGGTGTTATTCTAATACTCAACATAATAAACAGGGAGATTTTATGAACAAAGAAAGAGAAATCAAAAATCACGTCGAACTCCTTCATAAAGGAAACAAAGGTTTATATGCCCTTTCAATTCTAGTTGGTATTACAACTGGTATAACTGTCTCTATCTATAGATATGGTTTAAATTTGGCTGGGGATCTAAGAGATCACTTTTTGACAAAAGATGTTCTTTCTAATCCTTTGAAACTATTTTTTATCTGGTCTATATTTATAGCTATCGGTATTTTTGTTGATTATTTATCTCGAAAATTCCCAACAACTGGAGGAAGTGGTATTCCTCAAGTTAAAGCACTTATTCTAAGAAAACTAGATTATCTATTTTGGGTAAAAGAATTTGGGGTTAAATTCTTTGGTGGATTACTAGGGATTGGAGCCGGTTTATCTTTAGGAAGAGAAGGTCCATCTGTACAATTAGGTTCTTATCTTGGATATGGATGCTCTAAACTTTTTAAAAGAAATTATACTGACAACAAATATCTTGTAACTGCTGGATCTAGTGCTGGACTTTCTGGAGCTTTTGGAGCCCCTCTATCTGGAGTTATATTCAGTATGGAAGAACTTCATCGTTTCTTTTCATCTAAATTAATTGTTTGTACTTTTTTAGCAAGTATTTTCTCTAATTTTATATCTAGAAGAATATTTGACATGAATCCAGCATTTAGTTTAGCAACAAAGTATCCATCTAATACAAACCCATACTTACAATTTACTTTATTTATAATATTTGGGATTATTTTAGCATTTTTTGGAAAACTTTTTACTGTTTCACTAATTAAATCTCAAGATATTTTTAAAAATACGAAATTACCAAGGATAGTTAAAATTTCTTCTATTATGACACTATCTTTTATTATATGTTTTGTTATGCCTGATATGGCAGGTGGTGGACATCATCTTGTTGAAACATTACCTTTTAAGAATCAAACTATTTTATTTTTAATATTTATGTTTTTTATCAAGTTATTTTTTACTACTATATCTTATGCTACTGGATTTCAAGGTGGTATTTTTCTTCCAATGTTAGTACTAGGAGCTATTTTAGGTAAAATTTATGGACTTGCTTTAATCTCTATATTTGGTTTCACTCCAGACTTCATCATCCATTATATGATACTGGGAATGGCTGGTTACTTTGTAGCTGTTGTAAGAGCACCCATTACTGGGGTTATTCTTATACTTGAAATGACTGGTAGTTTTGATCATCTACTAGCTATTGCGACTGTTTCAATCGTTGCTTATTATGTTACTGAGCTTTTAAAATTAGAGCCTATCTATGAAATTCTTTATGAGAGAATGCCTAAATTTAAAACTGAAGATGATTTAGAAGAGGAAAAACATGAACAATTAGAAAAAACACTTATCTGTATTCCTGTTGCTGCTGAATCTGAATTTGATGAAAAACTTATTAAAGATATCAGCTGGCCAAAGAATACTCTTGTTGTAGCAATTAGAAGAGCTGAAACAGAGTATATTCCAAAAGGAAATACAAAGATTTTAGCTGGGGATGTTTTAGTTCTATTGCTCCCTAAAAAACAAGCTAGTAAAATAAATGAAGAGTTATTCAAAATGGGAACAGTTCACTGATCTTCAAAATAATTTATTGACTTTTTTGAGAAATGATTATACTATTAAATGACACATGTATTTTATAGGAGGTCTATTATGAATAGAATAGAAGGTAAAATTGCCTTAGTTACTGGTGGGGCTAGAGGAATAGGAAGAACTATAGTTGAAAAACTAGCTTCTGAAGGTGCTGAACTAGTTATCTCTTGTGATATGGGAGAGGCAACTTTTGAACAAACAAATGTTAGACATGAAATTTTAAATGTAACAGATAGAGAAGCTATTAAAGAGCTTGTAAAAAGAATAAAAGACGAGTTTGGAAGAATTGATATTCTAGTTAACAATGCTGGAATAACAAAAGATGGTCCTTTCGTTAGAATGAGCGAAGAGGCTTGGGATGCTGTAATTAATGTTAATCTAAAAGGTGTTTTTAATGTTACTCAAGCTGTTGCACCTTTAATGACAAAAAATAAAAAAGGATCAATAGTTACAATTTCATCTGTTGTAGGACTATATGGAAATATAGGACAAGCTAACTATTCAGCTACTAAAGGTGGAGTTATCGCTATGACAAAAACTTGGTCTAAAGAATTAGCTAGAAAAGGAGCTCAAGTTAGAGCGAACTGTGTAGCACCAGGATTTATCTCTACTCCAATGACTGATATTTTACCTGAAGATGTTATTCAAGGTATGCTTGATAGAACATCTCTAGGAAAACTAGGAATGCCTGAAGATATTGCAAATGCTGTTTTATTTTTAGCAAGTGATGAATCTTCTTATATAACTGGGCAAACTATCGAAGTTAGTGGTGGATTAGCTTTATAATTTAAGAAATGATTTCAAGGCAAGAATAAACACTATTCTTGTCTTTTTTATTTAGGAGGATTCAATGAGAAAAAAAATTACCTTGCTTTTATCAATATCAACTATTTTTTTAGGATGTTTTATAGTTGGTAAGGATTTTTATATAAAATCTATTTTAACAGAAAATCTGTCTAATACTTTCAAGCAAGATGTAACAATTACATATGCGCATTTAAGTATTCTTTCACAAAAGATTAGCTTAAAAAATACAACTTTTAATAAAACTGGTATTTCAATAAAGAATGCTAATTTTGATATTAATTTTAAAGATTTTTTTAATAGTAGTGATTTAAATATTAAAACTTTAAATCTAGATAGTATATCTTTAGTTGAGAAATCAAAAAATAAAGATATGCTTGAAGACCCTAAGAGTGAACCATTAGTTGATAATTCCGTTGAAGCATTTTTTAAAGAGATCGAAAGAAAGACCTCTATTAAAGATAATTTTTCTAGAATATTTTCATCTAACTTCGATAAGTCAAAAGTTGTAAGCTCTGTTTCAGAAAATCTAATGAATTTTTTGCTTAATAACACAGACTATATAGATGTTATTATTCAAAAAGAAACTAACCTTATTTTAAAAGATGATATCTCTAAAATTTCAATTTTTTATAAAGAGTTTATGCAAAATTTAGAAAATGAGAAATTTAATCCTACAATTAAAAGAGAAATAACAATTGATAGATTAAATTTTAACGGTAATATTAACAATTTTTCTTTTGATGGTAATATTGAAAATTTAACTAATAATTTTTCTAAAGCTACCGCTTTACCAATTATGGTTAATCTTAGCCAAGGAGATGCTAAAGGACAAATTTTTGGAAATATCAATTTAAATCTTTTAAACGGTTCTTTATATTTAAAATTTTTTAATTTTGATTTAAACAGACTCCCTATTTTATCAAAATATGTTTTACAAGGAAATATCTCTTTTGTGGAAGTTATAAATATTAATAGATCTATGATATCTATTAACGGTTCTTCCGATATTTCAAATCTTATAATAAAAAAAGATTCTATTATTGATAATTTAAAAACGAATAATTTAAATAAAGAGATTTTAAATAGCATTATCACAGTAAGTGAGAGCAACTTAAATAAAATTACTATTTCTAATAATTTTTCAACAACATCTAATATTATTGGAATTAAAACTTCTCTACCTGGGCAGCTTAGAGGCTCTTTAATAAAAAATAGAACCGAGCTTACGAAAGCTTTTGAAAAGGCCATTGAAAATCACTATAATGATTCTTTTCAAGAGAAAAAAAATAATTTTAAAAACTTTTTTAAGAGTATAAAAGATATTTTTTAAAATTTCTACTTGTATTTAAAGTTTTTTAATGATATAATTATTCTAGTCACAAGTGTTGTGGCAGGAGCCTTATGGCGTATTATTATCGAACCGTGTCAGATCTGGAAGGAAGCAGCACTAAGGTATTTAATGCGGGTATAAGTTTACTCTTGTTATAGCCTTGTGACCTTTTTATTTTTTAAAATAAACTTATTAAAAACTATAAAAAAAAGCCAGATTTAAATCTGGCTTTTAAATTTATCTTTTGATTCTCTCTACATATTCGTTTGATCTAGTATCAATCTTGATCCACTCATCTTGCTCTACGAATAGAGGAACTTGAATTTCAAATCCTGTATTGATTTTAGCTGACTTCATTACTTTTCCTGAAGTATCTCCTCTTAATCCTGGCTCTGTATAAGTTATTTGTCTCTCAACAAATGTAGGTAACTCTACTGCAACTGGAGTTGACTCATAGTAAACAACCTCTAATTCCATTCCTTCTTCTAAATAGTTTAAAGCGTCTCCTAAATCCTCATCTTTTAACTCGATTTGATCCCAAGTTTCTGGGTTAGAGAATACATAGAAATCTCCATCGTTATAAGAGTATACTGCTTTAACTTTATCTAATCTGATATCGTCCATTTTATCGTCAGCTTTGTAAATAGAATCTGATATATTTCCATTTAATAAGTTCTTCATTTTGTACTTCATCATAGCTGAGTTTCTTCCTGATTTGTTATATTCTGCTTTTAGAATTACATAAGGTTCGTTTCCGATTCTTACTGTACTTCCTGCTCTTAATTCTTGAGCGTTTTTCATAATTAAACCTCCTAATATTTTAAAATAAATCTATTTAATTTATCTATAAGATTACACTTAGAAATAATAAACTCTGAGTATTTTTCAGAAAATTTCTTAATCTCTTCAAAATTTTTGAAAAAATCATTGAAATTCTCAGAACCAATCTCAAAAGAATTACTTTCTCTGAAATTATAATCTTTTAATAGCTTCGTATATTCTTCTAAAAAGTCTATATCTTCCTTTTTTAGAACTTCTTTAAATCTGTCTATGAAACCTTCTATCTTATCCATATGTGCTAACTCTTCTTGGAGATATATATGCCAAACAAAAGGCTTTCCTGTAAGTAATGCTCTTATGAAAGAGTCTTCTCCTCTTACAAAATTATAATCAACTATATTTATTAACTCTTCATACTCTTCTTGTTCCAAAAATGGCATAAATTTAATTGTTATATTTTTTATATTATAAGTTTCATCATCTAATTTTACAACATCTATTTTTTTGAATAGTTCTAAAAAGCTAATTTGACTTTTTTCTCCTAATATCAACAAACAATTTTGTTTACCATTATTTATTAAGGCATCCACTAATGGAAAGAAATTTTTTTCATAGCTAAAGACTGTTCCCAATAACATATCTTTATAATCTAAACCTTTCAAATATTTTTCTAAATAGATCTCTTTATTAGATAAAACTTTGTTTTTTCTTTCTAAAAAAAGACTATCTACGATTACTCCACCAGTTTTTTCTGTAAAACCAGGCATAAAGAAATATTTCTTTAATTTAGGAGCTCCCATTTGAGATTCCATCAAGTGTACATCTTCTATCCATTCTTCTCCAGATAGATATTCTAAGTTTATTAAAATAGATGATTGCTCCTTAGCTTTTTCCAAATACTCCCCTAAAACGTTACACCCAAAGGCCTCTATTATAACATTTGCAGGAGAAAAAGTACATACATTTTTAGCTAAAAAATCCTCTGTCATATAAATAATATCGTCTATTTCTTGACATTCAATATTTTTTGCTTTTTTATTTATTTTTAAAAACTCATCAAGTCTATTTAAAACAACTCTTATTTTAACTTCATCTCCATGAATTTTTTTCATCTCTTTTGCTAATCTATAAACAACTCCGATATCCCCATAATTATCTATTATCTCACAGAAAATATCTAAACTTCCAATTAACATTAATTCACCTTTATTCCTGTTCTTTTAAAATAATCTTTTTTTGCATGCTGGACCCAATTAGGTCTAGCAATCATAGCTCTTCCTACAGCAACTAGGTCCAACATATCATTTTCTATTAGATAACTTGCCTGTTCCTCTGTCTTTATATTTCTCACACCTATAACAGGAATTTTTACATATTTTTTTATCTCTACACCCATATAAACAACCCAGTCTAGTTGAAATTCTTCTGGAACATCTACTTTTTCCAATTGTTTTTTTTCTGGATCCGGAACTCCAGAAGACACATGTATCAAATCTACTCCTATTTTTTCCAAATATTTAGCAATTTCTATTCCATCCTCTAATGTTGGTTCATTTCCACCCATTCTATATCCAAGAATAAAATCATCACAAAATAAATCTTTTGTCTTTTCTACTAGCTCTTTTGTAAAAAACATTCTTTTTTCAAAAGTCCCGCCATATTTATCCTCTCTTGTATTCCAAAGTCTTGAATTAAGTTGAGATAATAAATAGGTGTGTGCTCCATGTATTTCTATTCCATCAAATCCTGCTTTTTTAGCTCTTTCAAATGCATCTACAAATTTTTGCAATATATCATCTAAAACTTTTTCTGAAACTGTTGCAATTTCATCTTTAAATCCTGCATGATGAATCTGAATTAGCATAGGAACATTATATTTTTTTCCAATTTCTGCAATTTTAGAAAGTCCTTCAATAAAAGAGTCATCCCAAATTCCAATTTGATTATCTCTTAATTTTCCGTCTTCAGAGACACAGCTCGCCTCTACAATTATAAGTCCCGTTTCTCCTTCAGCTACATCTTTATACCACTCTAAAAGTTCTTCAGTCACATATCCGTCTTTACCAACCATTGAAAATCTAACAAGTGGAGGTAACACAACTCTATTTTTTAAATCTATATTCTTTATTTTTAAAGGAGTAAATAAATTTATCATTTTTCCTCTCTTTCAT harbors:
- a CDS encoding ClC family H(+)/Cl(-) exchange transporter; this encodes MNKEREIKNHVELLHKGNKGLYALSILVGITTGITVSIYRYGLNLAGDLRDHFLTKDVLSNPLKLFFIWSIFIAIGIFVDYLSRKFPTTGGSGIPQVKALILRKLDYLFWVKEFGVKFFGGLLGIGAGLSLGREGPSVQLGSYLGYGCSKLFKRNYTDNKYLVTAGSSAGLSGAFGAPLSGVIFSMEELHRFFSSKLIVCTFLASIFSNFISRRIFDMNPAFSLATKYPSNTNPYLQFTLFIIFGIILAFFGKLFTVSLIKSQDIFKNTKLPRIVKISSIMTLSFIICFVMPDMAGGGHHLVETLPFKNQTILFLIFMFFIKLFFTTISYATGFQGGIFLPMLVLGAILGKIYGLALISIFGFTPDFIIHYMILGMAGYFVAVVRAPITGVILILEMTGSFDHLLAIATVSIVAYYVTELLKLEPIYEILYERMPKFKTEDDLEEEKHEQLEKTLICIPVAAESEFDEKLIKDISWPKNTLVVAIRRAETEYIPKGNTKILAGDVLVLLLPKKQASKINEELFKMGTVH
- the fabG gene encoding 3-oxoacyl-[acyl-carrier-protein] reductase — its product is MNRIEGKIALVTGGARGIGRTIVEKLASEGAELVISCDMGEATFEQTNVRHEILNVTDREAIKELVKRIKDEFGRIDILVNNAGITKDGPFVRMSEEAWDAVINVNLKGVFNVTQAVAPLMTKNKKGSIVTISSVVGLYGNIGQANYSATKGGVIAMTKTWSKELARKGAQVRANCVAPGFISTPMTDILPEDVIQGMLDRTSLGKLGMPEDIANAVLFLASDESSYITGQTIEVSGGLAL
- the efp gene encoding elongation factor P, whose amino-acid sequence is MKNAQELRAGSTVRIGNEPYVILKAEYNKSGRNSAMMKYKMKNLLNGNISDSIYKADDKMDDIRLDKVKAVYSYNDGDFYVFSNPETWDQIELKDEDLGDALNYLEEGMELEVVYYESTPVAVELPTFVERQITYTEPGLRGDTSGKVMKSAKINTGFEIQVPLFVEQDEWIKIDTRSNEYVERIKR
- the earP gene encoding elongation factor P maturation arginine rhamnosyltransferase EarP, whose protein sequence is MLIGSLDIFCEIIDNYGDIGVVYRLAKEMKKIHGDEVKIRVVLNRLDEFLKINKKAKNIECQEIDDIIYMTEDFLAKNVCTFSPANVIIEAFGCNVLGEYLEKAKEQSSILINLEYLSGEEWIEDVHLMESQMGAPKLKKYFFMPGFTEKTGGVIVDSLFLERKNKVLSNKEIYLEKYLKGLDYKDMLLGTVFSYEKNFFPLVDALINNGKQNCLLILGEKSQISFLELFKKIDVVKLDDETYNIKNITIKFMPFLEQEEYEELINIVDYNFVRGEDSFIRALLTGKPFVWHIYLQEELAHMDKIEGFIDRFKEVLKKEDIDFLEEYTKLLKDYNFRESNSFEIGSENFNDFFKNFEEIKKFSEKYSEFIISKCNLIDKLNRFILKY
- a CDS encoding NADH:flavin oxidoreductase — encoded protein: MINLFTPLKIKNIDLKNRVVLPPLVRFSMVGKDGYVTEELLEWYKDVAEGETGLIIVEASCVSEDGKLRDNQIGIWDDSFIEGLSKIAEIGKKYNVPMLIQIHHAGFKDEIATVSEKVLDDILQKFVDAFERAKKAGFDGIEIHGAHTYLLSQLNSRLWNTREDKYGGTFEKRMFFTKELVEKTKDLFCDDFILGYRMGGNEPTLEDGIEIAKYLEKIGVDLIHVSSGVPDPEKKQLEKVDVPEEFQLDWVVYMGVEIKKYVKIPVIGVRNIKTEEQASYLIENDMLDLVAVGRAMIARPNWVQHAKKDYFKRTGIKVN